A portion of the Acidobacteriaceae bacterium genome contains these proteins:
- a CDS encoding NHL repeat-containing protein, with the protein MRSTALLAVSFLALTGCVADYSVPEATTQTDGGAIRGVIHGGQQAVQGSHVYVFAVGTGGYGGQSTSLLTNVPGVTTADTTTFSGQTIYYVTSGPSAGGGQFNITGDYTCTAGTQVYLYATSGSSDGGTDTNNGIGMMAPLGNCPASGSLADQVPYVTINEVSTIATAYALAGFAIDSTHISSSGTALAQTGVANAMANALNVLNVSAGTARTSTAATGSVGTVPSAAMYTLANILAACINTATSASTNCTTLLGAATSTGVTSGTKPTETATAAINIAHYPGANISTLYSLTSSSAPFASALSSQPNDFVLGVTYLGGGLNEAGSMAMDAAGNVWLGNQGGKSLSKFSPLGVVLSGSTGLTGGGIGTPWSVGIDQSGNVWGVNIAATAAPTSNFFKFSNAGVAISDTAGYTGGGLNNPNNMAVDASGNVWAANYLKAGGGLAEFSNAGVAISTSAGYTGGGMKGSLGLGIDGAGAVWTPNYDGSSLSKFTNAGVAVSSTSGYTGGGISGPDTLAIDSSGNVWLGNTGNNSLSKFSNKGVAISSSAGFTGGGLNDPSVVGVDGDGNVLVANYVSNGNISKFTNAGVAISGSTGYKGSGVLSPWTMAIDGSGNVWVSNYDSNTLTQMLGLAAPVITPVVAGLSTTLTSDGSSKLGTRP; encoded by the coding sequence ATGCGTTCTACGGCACTGCTAGCCGTCTCTTTTCTTGCTCTAACTGGTTGCGTGGCGGATTACTCCGTTCCCGAAGCGACTACTCAAACTGATGGCGGCGCGATCCGCGGTGTGATCCATGGCGGCCAGCAGGCTGTGCAGGGCTCGCATGTTTACGTATTCGCTGTGGGAACAGGCGGTTATGGCGGCCAGTCGACCTCGCTGCTGACCAACGTTCCCGGCGTCACGACGGCTGACACGACGACGTTCTCCGGCCAGACGATCTACTACGTCACCAGCGGCCCTTCGGCCGGTGGCGGACAGTTCAATATCACGGGCGATTACACCTGCACGGCAGGCACACAGGTTTATCTGTACGCGACCAGCGGCAGTTCCGACGGCGGAACGGACACGAATAACGGCATCGGCATGATGGCTCCGTTGGGCAACTGCCCGGCTTCGGGGTCGCTGGCCGACCAGGTTCCCTACGTGACGATCAACGAAGTCTCGACGATCGCGACGGCGTACGCCCTTGCAGGGTTTGCCATCGACAGCACGCATATCTCTTCCTCGGGAACGGCGCTGGCGCAGACCGGCGTGGCGAACGCGATGGCGAATGCTTTGAATGTGCTTAATGTCAGCGCGGGAACGGCACGCACGAGCACCGCAGCGACAGGTTCCGTTGGTACGGTGCCGTCGGCGGCGATGTACACCCTGGCGAACATTCTCGCGGCGTGCATCAACACGGCAACCTCAGCGTCTACGAACTGCACCACGTTGCTGGGTGCGGCGACCAGTACGGGTGTTACCAGTGGAACCAAGCCGACAGAAACGGCGACGGCGGCGATTAACATCGCGCATTACCCAGGAGCTAATATTTCGACGCTCTATTCCCTGACCTCTTCGTCGGCCCCGTTTGCCAGCGCGCTTTCTAGTCAGCCAAATGACTTTGTGCTCGGAGTGACTTACCTGGGCGGCGGGCTCAATGAGGCGGGCAGTATGGCGATGGATGCCGCTGGCAACGTGTGGCTCGGCAATCAGGGTGGCAAGAGCCTGTCGAAGTTCTCTCCGCTCGGCGTGGTGCTCTCTGGCTCAACCGGACTTACGGGCGGTGGAATTGGTACGCCCTGGTCTGTCGGGATTGATCAGTCGGGCAATGTCTGGGGTGTGAACATCGCCGCGACAGCAGCACCTACAAGCAACTTCTTCAAGTTTTCGAACGCTGGTGTAGCGATCAGCGACACTGCGGGCTATACGGGCGGTGGTCTGAACAACCCGAACAATATGGCCGTGGACGCTTCCGGGAATGTGTGGGCTGCCAACTACCTAAAAGCAGGCGGTGGACTGGCGGAGTTCTCGAACGCTGGTGTTGCCATTTCAACCAGCGCGGGTTACACCGGCGGCGGGATGAAGGGTTCCCTGGGACTCGGAATCGATGGCGCGGGCGCAGTGTGGACCCCGAATTACGATGGCTCTTCGTTGAGTAAGTTCACCAACGCAGGTGTAGCGGTTTCGAGCACCAGTGGCTATACCGGCGGCGGCATCAGCGGTCCTGACACGCTTGCCATTGATTCGTCCGGAAACGTTTGGCTCGGCAACACGGGGAACAACTCGTTGAGCAAGTTTTCGAACAAGGGTGTCGCTATCTCGAGTAGCGCAGGATTTACTGGTGGCGGCTTGAACGATCCATCGGTTGTCGGCGTTGACGGCGATGGGAACGTCCTTGTAGCGAACTACGTGAGCAACGGAAATATCAGCAAGTTCACCAATGCAGGAGTGGCCATCTCCGGCTCGACTGGTTACAAGGGCAGCGGCGTCCTTAGCCCGTGGACGATGGCGATCGACGGCTCGGGGAATGTCTGGGTGTCGAACTACGACAGCAACACGCTGACGCAGATGCTAGGTCTGGCTGCGCCTGTGATCACGCCCGTGGTGGCGGGCCTGTCTACAACGCTGACCAGCGATGGCAGCAGCAAGCTGGGAACGCGCCCGTAG
- the serA gene encoding phosphoglycerate dehydrogenase: protein MKIVLAEKVSPATLAIFKEEAGWNVVTADQIAPGGLPAELLDADALIVRSAVQADVELLSHAPKLRIIGRAGVGVDNIDAAEATRRGIVVMNTPGANAVAVAELTLGLMISMTRHIPRANATMHEGKWDKKSLQGTELRGKTLGIVGCGRIGLEVARRAKAFGMNLIGYDPFIAPAIARENSITLVPIDEIFSSSDFLSLHVGLTPQTEGLINKHSIAIMKPGIRIVNCARGELIVDEALAEALKEGKVAGAALDVFRKEPLKDSPYFGLSNVMLSPHIGGSTDEAQEAIGIQLANQVRDYLKLGVVQNAVNVPSLNEDEYAELSPYMEMAYRLGQMLGHDAGVNSDSSLGSVESISLTYNGRLATQKTEMLKNAAVAGVLRGADSVNRINAASVAVERGIRIFEDKREHVSGGTGATLRLSLHWARKDSNGASSEGDWSGLGTVLHGSSPRLLSYDGIDVEAELAGTLVIIRNNDVPGVIGRVGTIVGEAGLNIANFALGRSGAKAARSARVPEGKALAVVQVDTTDTTQETLSKAVETLRAVDAIESVRVVELGKL from the coding sequence GTGAAAATCGTTCTCGCAGAAAAAGTTTCGCCCGCAACTCTCGCCATCTTCAAAGAAGAAGCTGGCTGGAATGTTGTCACCGCCGATCAAATCGCGCCTGGTGGCCTTCCGGCTGAGCTTTTAGACGCAGACGCTCTCATCGTTCGCTCTGCCGTACAAGCCGACGTTGAGCTGCTGTCGCACGCACCCAAGCTGCGCATCATTGGCCGCGCCGGTGTTGGTGTCGACAACATCGACGCTGCAGAAGCCACCCGCCGCGGCATCGTCGTCATGAACACACCCGGCGCCAATGCGGTAGCCGTTGCAGAACTCACGCTCGGCCTCATGATCTCCATGACGCGCCACATCCCGCGCGCCAACGCCACCATGCACGAAGGTAAGTGGGACAAGAAGTCGCTGCAGGGAACTGAGCTCCGCGGCAAAACGCTCGGCATCGTGGGCTGCGGCCGCATCGGCCTCGAAGTCGCTCGCCGCGCCAAGGCCTTCGGCATGAACCTGATCGGTTACGATCCCTTCATCGCTCCCGCCATCGCTCGAGAGAACTCCATCACCCTCGTTCCCATCGACGAGATCTTCTCCTCCTCAGACTTCCTCTCCCTGCACGTCGGTCTCACCCCGCAGACCGAAGGCCTCATCAACAAGCACTCCATCGCCATCATGAAGCCGGGCATCCGTATCGTGAACTGCGCGCGCGGCGAGCTGATCGTCGATGAAGCGCTCGCTGAAGCGTTGAAGGAAGGCAAGGTCGCCGGTGCAGCTCTTGACGTCTTCCGCAAGGAGCCGCTCAAGGACTCCCCGTACTTCGGCCTCTCCAACGTCATGCTCAGCCCGCACATCGGCGGCTCGACCGACGAAGCGCAGGAAGCCATCGGCATCCAGCTCGCCAACCAGGTGCGAGACTACCTCAAGCTCGGCGTCGTGCAGAACGCCGTCAACGTCCCCTCGCTGAACGAAGACGAGTACGCAGAGCTCTCGCCCTACATGGAGATGGCGTACCGTCTCGGCCAGATGCTCGGCCATGATGCCGGCGTGAACAGCGACTCCTCGCTCGGCTCCGTGGAAAGCATCTCGCTCACCTACAACGGCCGCCTCGCCACGCAGAAGACTGAGATGCTGAAGAACGCAGCGGTCGCCGGCGTTCTGCGCGGTGCCGACAGCGTCAACCGCATCAACGCAGCTTCGGTTGCAGTCGAACGCGGCATCCGCATCTTCGAAGACAAGCGCGAGCATGTCTCCGGCGGCACCGGCGCAACGCTTCGCCTCTCGCTCCACTGGGCGCGCAAGGACAGCAACGGCGCATCCAGCGAAGGCGACTGGAGCGGCCTCGGCACCGTGCTTCACGGCTCCTCGCCGCGCCTGCTCAGCTACGACGGCATCGACGTCGAAGCGGAACTCGCCGGCACTCTCGTCATCATCCGCAACAACGACGTCCCGGGCGTCATCGGCCGCGTCGGCACCATCGTCGGCGAAGCGGGTCTGAACATCGCCAACTTCGCTCTGGGTCGCTCCGGCGCCAAGGCCGCTCGCTCGGCCCGCGTGCCCGAAGGCAAGGCACTCGCCGTTGTGCAGGTAGACACCACCGACACAACGCAGGAAACCCTCAGCAAGGCCGTCGAAACGCTGCGCGCCGTCGACGCCATCGAAAGCGTCCGCGTCGTGGAACTCGGCAAGCTGTAA
- a CDS encoding Maf family protein → MHSALVLASQSPRRRELLTLAGFDFVVEPANINEMRHAGEAPDAYVQRLALEKATAIADRFPEAIVLGADTTVVLDGEALNKPLDVEDARRMLLALAGRAHEVHTALAVVSRSTSQVHLETTRVFFSAIETDELATYLDSGDPLDKAGAYGIQGYASRWIPRIEGDYFNVVGLPIAATVRLLRDL, encoded by the coding sequence CTGCACTCGGCGCTGGTTCTCGCCTCGCAATCGCCGCGCCGCCGCGAACTGCTGACGCTCGCGGGCTTCGACTTCGTCGTCGAACCCGCGAACATCAACGAGATGCGCCATGCAGGTGAAGCGCCCGACGCCTACGTCCAGCGGCTCGCGCTGGAGAAGGCCACAGCCATCGCCGATCGCTTTCCCGAAGCCATTGTTCTAGGCGCAGACACCACCGTCGTCCTCGACGGAGAGGCGCTCAACAAGCCTCTCGACGTTGAGGATGCGCGACGCATGTTGCTCGCACTCGCAGGCCGCGCCCACGAAGTCCACACCGCCCTTGCGGTCGTCAGCCGCAGCACCTCGCAGGTGCATCTGGAAACCACGCGCGTCTTCTTCTCCGCAATCGAAACCGACGAACTCGCAACCTACCTCGACAGCGGCGACCCTCTCGACAAGGCCGGCGCTTACGGCATTCAGGGTTACGCGTCGCGTTGGATCCCACGCATTGAAGGCGACTACTTCAACGTAGTCGGCCTGCCAATCGCGGCCACCGTGCGATTGCTGCGCGACCTGTAA
- a CDS encoding M20 family metallopeptidase, translated as MAVDVSAMNAAVGAMEGRLRERLQELVEVESPSEDKAAVDRAGALVLEWAAELGATVKRHKQKGYGDVLELRFGRVQRGRGRVLLLGHLDTVWSMGTLKTMPYIDCGDGKLCGPGVVDMKAGVVMALEAVAALQQLGAERAVTLLLNSEEEIGSPISRAITEKLALGCSAVFVLEPAQGLAYKTARKGVAHFALRVEGVASHAGVDFGTGHSAVLEMARLIEVVSGFTDLKKGRTVNVGVVHGGTRSNVVAAECTAEVDVRVVTARDAAAVEKLFAKLKTADKACRLTVSGGFNRPPMERKPGTVKLYRQARALAAQMGFVLDEASTGGGSDGNFTAALGVPTLDGMGAVGGGAHAAHEHVVAAHLVQRTALLAAMIASAE; from the coding sequence ATGGCAGTGGACGTAAGCGCAATGAACGCGGCCGTGGGGGCGATGGAAGGCAGGCTGCGCGAGCGGCTGCAGGAGCTGGTGGAAGTCGAGTCACCGAGCGAAGACAAGGCTGCGGTCGACCGCGCTGGCGCGCTGGTGCTGGAGTGGGCGGCGGAGCTGGGTGCGACGGTAAAGCGCCACAAGCAGAAGGGTTACGGCGATGTACTGGAGCTGCGCTTTGGCCGCGTACAGCGGGGACGCGGACGCGTTCTGCTGCTGGGACATCTGGACACGGTGTGGTCGATGGGAACGCTAAAGACGATGCCTTACATCGACTGCGGCGATGGCAAGCTCTGCGGGCCGGGCGTGGTGGATATGAAGGCCGGTGTGGTGATGGCCCTGGAGGCGGTTGCTGCGCTGCAGCAACTGGGCGCGGAGCGCGCTGTGACGCTGCTGCTGAACAGCGAGGAAGAGATCGGCAGCCCGATCTCGCGGGCGATTACGGAGAAGCTCGCACTGGGGTGCTCGGCGGTATTTGTGCTGGAGCCCGCGCAGGGGCTGGCGTACAAGACGGCACGCAAAGGTGTGGCGCACTTTGCGTTGCGTGTCGAAGGTGTGGCGTCGCACGCGGGTGTGGATTTTGGCACAGGACACTCGGCGGTGCTGGAGATGGCGCGGCTGATCGAGGTTGTGTCTGGCTTTACGGATTTGAAGAAGGGCCGCACGGTGAACGTGGGCGTGGTGCACGGCGGAACGCGTTCGAACGTGGTTGCGGCGGAGTGCACGGCCGAGGTGGATGTGCGGGTGGTGACGGCGCGCGATGCGGCTGCGGTAGAGAAGCTGTTTGCGAAGCTGAAGACGGCGGACAAGGCCTGCAGGCTGACGGTCTCAGGTGGTTTCAACCGTCCGCCGATGGAGCGCAAGCCGGGTACGGTGAAGCTTTACCGACAGGCTCGGGCGCTGGCGGCGCAGATGGGTTTTGTGCTCGATGAGGCCAGCACGGGTGGCGGTTCAGATGGGAACTTTACGGCGGCGCTGGGCGTTCCAACGCTCGATGGCATGGGTGCTGTTGGCGGCGGGGCCCATGCGGCGCATGAGCATGTGGTGGCGGCGCACCTGGTGCAGCGCACGGCGTTGCTGGCTGCGATGATTGCGAGCGCGGAGTAG
- a CDS encoding thioredoxin domain-containing protein, translating to MTRLPLLLLALSMVRFGCHAQTPAPNAPLEVGKPIPAEIAYRVEGLIRRKASDLPPMSDVNLSMLAPSNIPGFFEFSITLTNDGNASHPISFLISSDGKKLEQVTSYDISGDARTFIPYTGRPSRGGGENAPVIIVGFDDLECPYCAKLHASIFPAITQRYGDKVHIVYRDYPLDMHPWAMRAAIDVNCLADQSPTAYWSAVDEIHAHASTVGNDPKDPKAERTMERAGQQIDQMTRDEATRQHLDETKLNACIQKQDNKQIETEVHLAQSLNLASTPTLFINGSKLDGAIPVEFIFAQIDKALRAQGVTPPAPYVPLTPPAEKPKA from the coding sequence GTGACGCGTCTTCCGCTCCTCTTGCTTGCTCTCTCCATGGTTCGCTTCGGCTGCCACGCCCAGACTCCCGCGCCCAACGCTCCGCTCGAAGTCGGCAAGCCCATCCCGGCTGAGATCGCCTACCGCGTCGAAGGCCTCATTCGCCGCAAGGCCTCCGACCTGCCCCCGATGTCGGACGTGAACCTGAGCATGCTCGCGCCCTCAAACATCCCCGGCTTCTTTGAATTCAGCATCACGCTGACCAACGACGGCAACGCCTCGCACCCCATCTCGTTCCTCATCTCCAGCGACGGCAAGAAGCTGGAGCAGGTAACAAGCTACGACATCAGCGGCGATGCGCGCACCTTCATCCCGTACACTGGTCGCCCCTCGCGCGGCGGCGGGGAAAACGCTCCCGTCATCATCGTCGGCTTCGACGACCTCGAGTGCCCATACTGCGCAAAACTCCACGCCAGCATCTTCCCGGCGATCACCCAGCGCTACGGGGACAAGGTCCACATCGTCTACCGCGATTACCCGCTGGACATGCACCCCTGGGCGATGCGTGCCGCGATCGACGTCAACTGCCTCGCCGACCAGTCGCCTACCGCGTACTGGAGCGCCGTCGACGAGATCCACGCACACGCCTCCACCGTGGGCAACGATCCCAAGGACCCCAAAGCCGAACGCACCATGGAACGCGCCGGCCAGCAGATCGACCAGATGACGCGCGACGAAGCCACCAGGCAGCATTTGGACGAGACCAAGCTGAACGCCTGCATCCAGAAGCAGGACAACAAGCAGATTGAGACCGAGGTTCACCTCGCCCAGTCCCTCAACCTGGCCTCCACCCCAACGCTCTTCATCAACGGCAGCAAGCTGGACGGCGCCATCCCGGTCGAGTTCATCTTTGCCCAGATCGACAAAGCACTCCGCGCGCAGGGCGTAACCCCACCCGCGCCGTACGTCCCGCTCACGCCCCCGGCAGAAAAGCCCAAGGCCTAA
- a CDS encoding iron-sulfur cluster loop, with translation MTAELFTSPEDVESFRRPLTPEQADKLPHIHRLLLGYYGEPPERTPWDPLTQLIYSLLSARTKTPTSHQVMRELERSFPGTGPGHWEAVRDASVGEIERAIQIVTFPETKAPRLKALLMDISARTGALSLDFLHRYRTDKIRSWLEQFEGIGPQVSAAVVNFSTLRRRAICIDANHLRVIQRLCVVPRADAATTEERLMRLVPETWDAETLDKDHSLIKLHAQTLCTFDKPKCDVCPLLKLCPTGQRNMNELKLS, from the coding sequence ATGACCGCCGAGCTCTTTACCAGTCCCGAAGACGTCGAAAGCTTTCGCCGCCCGCTCACACCCGAGCAGGCCGACAAGCTCCCGCACATCCATCGGCTGCTGCTCGGCTACTACGGCGAGCCGCCCGAGCGAACCCCGTGGGACCCGCTCACGCAGCTTATCTACTCGCTGCTCAGCGCGCGAACCAAGACACCGACCTCGCACCAGGTGATGCGCGAGCTGGAGCGCAGCTTCCCCGGCACAGGCCCCGGCCACTGGGAAGCCGTGCGCGACGCCTCTGTCGGCGAGATCGAGCGTGCCATCCAGATCGTCACCTTCCCTGAGACCAAAGCGCCGCGGCTGAAGGCTCTGCTGATGGATATCTCCGCACGCACAGGCGCGTTATCGCTGGACTTTCTGCACCGCTACCGCACGGACAAAATCCGCTCCTGGCTGGAGCAGTTCGAAGGCATCGGCCCACAGGTCTCGGCAGCCGTGGTGAACTTCTCCACGTTGCGCCGCCGTGCCATCTGCATCGACGCCAACCACCTCCGCGTGATCCAGCGGCTCTGCGTCGTGCCTCGTGCCGATGCCGCCACCACCGAAGAGCGGCTGATGCGTCTGGTTCCCGAAACCTGGGACGCCGAGACACTCGACAAAGACCACTCGCTCATCAAGCTGCACGCACAAACGCTCTGCACCTTTGACAAGCCAAAGTGCGATGTCTGCCCGCTTCTGAAGCTCTGTCCCACCGGCCAGCGCAACATGAATGAGCTGAAGCTAAGCTAG
- a CDS encoding D-hexose-6-phosphate mutarotase: MASAFELNELYSIPGVLAFTVGANSLVRAEITSPVCTAELYLHGAHLAQWHPRHTAEPVLFLSPNSFFEPGKAIRGGVPVIFPWFGARTTAVTGNSTEGSQHGFVRTAEWELSFAAAVGDDVHLVMTLGASDSTRALGFDGFRVAMEFRLGRELHMRMIVANEGAEPLVFEQALHTYLTVGDPKQVKILGLGQTEFLDKTDGYKRKTQDDDVLTLTSETDRPYLNTAATVTVEDPLLKRKIIVSKTGSRTTVVWNPWNELAEKLADLGEEAWKHFVCVETANASEDRITLAPGSAHAMDAHIIAEELA; encoded by the coding sequence ATGGCTTCCGCATTCGAACTCAACGAGCTTTACTCGATCCCCGGCGTCCTCGCTTTCACTGTTGGTGCAAACTCTCTTGTTCGCGCTGAGATTACCTCGCCCGTCTGCACGGCTGAGCTGTACCTCCACGGCGCGCACCTCGCGCAGTGGCATCCCAGGCACACCGCCGAGCCGGTGCTCTTCCTCTCGCCTAACTCCTTCTTCGAACCCGGCAAGGCGATCCGCGGCGGCGTCCCCGTCATCTTTCCGTGGTTCGGCGCACGTACCACCGCCGTCACCGGAAACTCCACCGAAGGCAGCCAGCACGGCTTTGTCCGCACCGCCGAGTGGGAGCTGAGCTTTGCCGCCGCTGTCGGCGACGACGTTCACCTTGTGATGACGCTTGGCGCCAGCGACAGCACCCGCGCGCTCGGCTTCGACGGCTTCCGCGTCGCCATGGAGTTCCGCCTGGGCCGTGAGCTGCACATGCGCATGATCGTCGCCAACGAAGGCGCCGAGCCGCTGGTCTTCGAGCAGGCCCTGCACACGTACCTCACCGTTGGCGACCCGAAGCAGGTCAAGATCCTCGGCCTCGGCCAGACCGAGTTCCTCGACAAGACCGACGGCTACAAGCGCAAGACGCAGGACGACGACGTGCTGACGCTGACCAGCGAAACCGATCGCCCCTACCTGAACACCGCCGCCACCGTCACCGTTGAAGACCCACTGCTGAAGCGGAAGATCATCGTCAGCAAGACCGGTTCGCGCACCACCGTCGTCTGGAACCCCTGGAACGAGCTGGCGGAAAAGCTCGCCGACCTCGGCGAAGAGGCCTGGAAGCACTTCGTCTGCGTCGAGACCGCCAACGCCAGCGAAGACCGCATCACGCTCGCCCCCGGCTCTGCGCACGCGATGGACGCGCACATCATCGCCGAGGAACTCGCGTGA